In Carassius carassius chromosome 38, fCarCar2.1, whole genome shotgun sequence, the genomic stretch CCTGTAGTTTTGgagatgtttttactgtataagcGAGTTGTTTTGCAAAAGCAGAAACATTTGTCAAATGTCGCATGTCATTCACCATGTTATGTCTTCATGTCTTAGTTTTGCTGCTCTagttgttaataaataaaatgaagcacTTGTTTAAAATGTTGGTTCGTGTTTGTATTTGTTCCAAAAAAGACTTTCATCTTGAGGTTTTTGTGCCCGAGACTCTTGCAGATAACAGTGAGCTGAAGATCAGGATTACTGTATTGTTCTCAGCTAATATGATCTACTGTATTTCACAGATCAATGCATTTCAGGAAGGAATGTTCAAAATCATGTAATGATTATCCATAATGCCAAGTTTTCAGTTAACAAACTGAATTTAATGGGTAATATGCTAAATTATCCACTCTACCGCAGAAGATTATATAAATGTACGCTTCACAAAAGTGATCagattagatttttagattttagtCCTGTTCTTAGTTTTGTCTGTTGGTTCCCTTGTCACTAATACTCAAGGCATTatttataacataaaaaatatttgatttgttACAATATTATATGAGTACAGAAAAAACATCTGATTTCTTTCTCTATGTATACATGATTTTCTCTACATAAAGTACTTGCAAAGATAGCTGACCAATAGTTTTTGCCCTGAAATGTGGAGAGTGTGTGGAACTATATGGCAGTATTATGTGATGGCTATTTTAACGATGGCCTTACTACCTTACTGGGCCCTGAATCAGTCATttacgttgctgtctatgcagggtcagaaagctcttggatttcatcaaaaatcttcgtttgtgttctgaagatgaacgaatgtCATGTTCAGTGCAGTTGTTTTGACAGAGGGAAACAAGATACATTTCTAGTTTCAACATGATTTGTTCTTCAGACATTCCTGTTTAAAAGAAAAGTATGATCTGTATGCAAAGTGACCCACATTTGGTTTTTGACAACTGAATATGTGTACAATTGAACAGCCATACTGAGTTTCCACTGGAATGGAACCATACAAAATCCAAATCGGAATTAAAAGTATATGTTATTGTCACAAAGACTCATTGCTAACTCTGTAGGCCTATGTGAAAACAGTAGTGCACCTGCACCTTTTCGGGACAGCGGAGTCATTTGCCTGCATGGACACGATTTGTTAAGCTCATTTTGGGCTGCCGGTAAAGTGGTTTCATATGAAAGACGTGTGCATGTTTGTTGAGTTTTGTATGTATTATGTGTTCTTAATGCTGTGAATCATTCAGTGGATGCTTTTCAGAGACAATGAAAAGAGCTTCATTAAGACCTCAACAACTCAAAGAGAAGCTCCTTCAGGCCATCGATGCTCAAAGTAACGTGAGTACAAGCTGAGTTATAGACGCAAGTAATGACTTCAGTCTTTATGGTTTTGTCTAGTATAACCATGCTGCATGTGCATCATTAGTAGTAACAGTCTCTTcatttaataattcagtttaactaCATATTTCATATTCTATTCATTCTTTCAGCACTTTATGTGGAGAAAATTAGGGAAGCAATATTTCATGTATTTCAACCTTTTTGTGTGCATTCTTACATATTCTTGACCACATGTTTTATATTAATGTCTGTTTTGCCAGTTTCTGTGTAATAGGCCTGTTTATCCCATAATCAAGATTTCATTTATTCCTTAAATTAATTGGTTTTGTTTTATCTGCTGGTTTGCTCAGTCTCACTGTGGTGAGGTTCATTTTTATTATAACTCCCTGGGGCCTTTTTCACAGATTTTTACAGGAATGAGTATGCAAGCATATTACATTTGCATTGGCAAACAACTGTTGCCTGGGATCTGAAAGAGTCGCTGCTGGTCTGGTGACTGCTGCAGGTGCACATGTGAGAGTAGATTCAAAAACATGAGGCCTATCTACTTTCATGAGTATGACCAGCTTTAGAAAAAAAGACAGGAACCGACTCTCTAAGCATAATTACCTATTATaggatttttcgttttttttaaaggtgctctaagtgatgtcacacattttttaggccaaaacattttttgtcacatctaGCAAACATCTCcacactatccgctagctgcttgtcccctgaacacactgtaaaaaaacggggtctctctagacaccacaggctccacaaacgacaagaaaaacaaactgggctcacgcgcaccacaaaacataacaaactgttccagccaataaccgacaagaaagatttgggggtggggtttgggaggtcagtgcacggatgaggaggagggagggtctagctagcctccgttttgtttgacaacaatttgaacgtcaacaagaagttacgactcccggcatcgcttagagcacctttaatgcaTAGAGAATATTATGAATGCATGGAAGTGACTTTAGCTCAACGTCTACCTGTCAGCAGATACAGAACATGATGGCTGTATCGGATGTGATATGCTGCTTGGAAAGTTACCCCATGACTAAAGAGGCTCTAGTGGTAAGATACTAACTCACTCTGTTTACACTGAGTTTATCCCAACAACTGTGATATGGTGTCACACTGAAAATTTGAATTAAAAGCATGGTTCACTCAAAAAAGCAAGTTGTTCCTAACCTGTATGAGATTTTTTCTTCTGCTGGACACAagagaagatactttgaagaatgttggtaacagttGCTGATGCCCAttgtatggaagcccgtttccgccactgaataaaaaataaaacaagataattgtgactttatatcgcacaattctgactttcatatcttgtaattctgactttataacacgcaaaagtctaaattgtgagttttaaagtcagaattgcgagttctgattctgatttctgagttgttgtttttttgcaattgcgactttatatcttgcaattctgacttcttttttttctcacaattgcaaattcatatctcgcaattctgacttcagaattgcaagttacagagtcagaattgcgagatatgaactcTTTCACATCACACAGTTCTGGTAAAAAAAATCAgaactgtgaaataaaaagtcgcaattaaataatttaattttttattaagtggcggaaacgggcttccataccattgacttccatagtatgataAAAATGACATGCATACACATTGTGGGCAGTTGctgtttaatgcattaatttactTACTTAAAAAATGCAATCTTTAAGGAATGATTTGGTTTGTTGTATTCCAGGAAACCAGGTTTGGAAAGTTGATCAATGATGTGAGAAAAAAGAGCACAGATGAAGATCTTGTTAAGCGTTTAAAAAATCTGATTCGACATTGGCGGAGGATGGTTGGGGACAATGAAGTCACCGTAGAAGAGCTCTCAAACTTTGCAGTCAAATCGACTTCTGCTGAATGTATTCCTGGATCAACACAAACCCTTACTGAACATGACAACAGTAACATGAGTGAGAGAGTTGAAATGTCGCAGGGTTCTGTACcagataaaaccattaaaaatccaAACAGTTTTAGAAAAAGTAAAATACCTGTCCGTGCGATCAAACCATATTCTTCGTCCATCAAGTGTTTACAACAGTCCACAAGCTGGAGAACATCTCTGTCCAATCATCATTTCCAAAACGACCATAAGACCATTAGCAAAGACAAGCACATGTCTGAAAGAAACACCATCCCTGTCAGTCACAGCGACAAAAAGCACTTTTTGCCAGCCAAGGAACCAGCCCAATCCACTTCCAGTACTTCTCATCAAACAAATTCATTCTTCCAAGATCCACATGTAAAGATGCAACAGCCTTCAGACCTCCTCAACATACTCCAACCTGCTACACTAAATGGTAACCTCGATGAGGTCTCCAGCACAGTGAAAGAGACAAACATAAGGGCTATAGAGGATAAGATGAGGAAGAAACAGTGTAACAGTCACACTGTCACACACAATGGAGGGGACAGTACCAACACTGCACAACTGCAAGCGGCCAAACTAGCAAATGACTCTCATACTCGACCTATATCAAGCAAAACACTTACAAAAGATTACCAGAGATCAACAGGAAGTGAAATCCAGTGCAGTGATCAACAGATAAACTGGAGAGAGATGTCGCAAAGTAAGATGATTCAGAATAGCTTACTGACTTCAGAGAAGTCCGGGATGTTTTCTGTGGATGAGAGCATCAAGCAAGAGATAAAGAATTCCAGAGAGTGCAGAAAAACTCATGGGTTTATCCCAGAGTTCCCTGTGAAAGTCCTTCCAGGGGTCAGCCGAGAGGTCACGGAGCGAGACCTTGCCAGGATACACAGTCAGCGATGGCATGGTGTGAATGGCTGTTACGATAACCAGAATAATTGGTATGACTGGACTCAGTCCATCACCCTGGATCCATATGGGGATGGAAGTCAATTTAAGATTTTGCCTTATGTTGGCATAGATTATAGAGTATTCAGAGGTGGTTTGTAATCCATAAGACAATAGATTCACTGTCAGCAAGACAACATATATGAACATACAAAACCAACatgtacactaccagtcaaaagtttggaatattacacttttagttttgtttgtttatgctcaccaaacctgcatttgtttttcataaaaaatacaacaaaacagtaatattgtgaattagaaattcaaataactgtttacagttgtaatgttttaaaatgtaattaattcatctgatgcaaagctgaattttcaacatctttACTTCAATCTACAGTCTTCTTCCAAGATTCAGCTTTCAGAAATcatattataatatgctgatgaATTATTTTTGGTGCTCAATTGTTAATAATAGTTAATTATTGTCAATGCTGAAAagttttttgctgcttaatagttttttttttttttttacaattcttttgttaacagaaagttaaattaaaagcatttatttgaaataagtaTCCTTTGTACCATTATAAATTtgtttacggtcacttttgatcaattgaatgtgtctttgtggaataaaatatgaatttcttttttagccaataaattaaaaactaaattacatCACTAAACTTCAGTAATCCcaatttttgtatttgcaaacacTACTAAAgacttcaaaataataataaataaaggccAACATTCTagttttgaaaacaaaaatgcttaaaagaaaaaagaagtagCCTACTCCATcatgggaagaaaaaaaagagcatgacatgaaaaattatagaaattatttttattttgtttgtttatatagcaCAAATAAACAATAGGATAACcaataaagaaatacaaatataattaagaTTTGTTTAAAAACTTCGATTTAAACTTAAGTACAGAGGACAGGGATCTTAGAGATAAGGGAAGGCTATTCCAAAGCCTAGGACCAACAACTGCGAACGCACGATCCCCTCTCGACTTCAAACATGTTCGAGGCTGGGCCATTTCTGTTGGTGGACCGTATGCACCTGCCTGACGTGTTCAGACTTAAGAGTTCAGATAAGTATGTGTGCACAagaacatttagacatttaaaaacaaacaacattttgaaATCAACTTATTACAACCTGAATCTTAAAGTGGAATACAAAAAGACTCCCAGATCTTTCACAGTCAGTTTGATGTAAGAGTACAGATTGGAAACATTAACAGTAGTTTTTTTACCCACAGGACCCAAACACAATTGATTCCGTTTTACTCgcatttaagttaaaaaaaatttaaggtcATCCAGGATCGTATATCATTTGTACAAACAACCAGTTTCTAAACTTTTCCTTTCAGTATGCTTCAAAGGCAGATAGATTTTAGTGTCATCTGCATCAAAGTGAAAAGACACTCTATGCCTCCTAAGAATGGTACCTAGAGGTAACAAGAATAGTGAAAACCGAGTTGGAGCCAAGATTGAACCTTGGGGAACACCACAGGTAAGAGGAGCTACAGCTGAGACAGAGCCTCCAATGTCAACTGAAAAGGTTCTGTCAGTAACTTAGGGCCCTTCCATGGATGCCCACATACTGTTCAAGACGTGACAAAAGAATGCCATGATCAACAGTATCAATTTCTGCCTATTCAtaagtcattcattttctttcttgTCAGCGTAATCtctgaggtttttttttgtttgtttgttttgtttttatgcagtGTGCGCGGTTCTTGTAAGTGGGTGAGACCAAGCCATTGCTCGTATGCGGAAATGAGCTTCAGctgtgatggggggggggggttgctgcGATGGTAACCAGGTGGGCCTTGTGCACAAAACTTTTTGCAGCAAATGGAGGAGGGTTAAAAAGGGGTCAAATTTCAAACCAGTTAAAGTCAAATCTAATTAACCAGAAAACATTCTTAAAGTCTgcatagcatttaaaaaaataataaaagacacaTTAGAGAATGAGCTGCAGAAAATGGAACATAATACACAACCATTAGAAAATCTCCTGGATAACAAAATCTATGCAATTTTGAGGTTTTAAAGTAAACAGGAATTGAGTTAagaatatactttattttatttattaaataataatttaagagaattattattatttaataattataagagACCCAAATCCTTCAAGCATTActacaaaaaatatttagtagAGACTGAATACAGAAAAAACATGCATTGTAAAATAATAACCAGAAGACCAGACTGCGTCTCAGGCCTCCAGGGAGGTTCTGGACATGGTGCTGCACTTAGGGGTTTTCACTTCTCTGCTTCCTCCTGCACGCAGAGACTCTTCTTTAAGCTGGTCCTGCTACAGATAACCAACAATTACCCCTGTAACTGTAATGCAACCGTAGTTAATCGGTAAATCAGAATACAAAAAAGATCTTCTGTGTTTCTTACACTCTTCCTCATAATGTGCTGACGGAGTTCTTCACGGGTCAAAGGTCGTTCCGCTTCATCTATCAGAGAAGAGTCCTCTGCCTCATAATCATGCCTGAATCATGCACAATAAAATCAGAAGCATGTATTAACAATATGAagttacatatttaatatttccatATATTTTGCCTGTGTGGCTCAATATATATAAAGCCGCTCATACCTGGTAGCAGGAGGCTGAACGCTCGCTTCGTGTGTCTGAACGTCTAGTTTCTGACCCAGCAGGAACGGAGCGACCGTTTTCAGATCAGAACTGTTCTCTGGGTCCTGTCAACATGTGAAATATGTTTACATTAAAGAGGTcacatgatgttgctaaaaagaacattattttgtgtttttggtgtaatgaaatgtgtttatgctgtttagggttccatatactgtacattattgtttttcctctatggcccacctttctgaaacgcatcagtttttacaaagctcatctgaaaagtgaggtgttcTCTGATCgctcagctatccagtgctttttgattggctgaatacctcaataattactgattataatgacttcaattcaattcaattcaattcaattcaaaagcTTTATTGTCTATCCCCACAGGGGTAGAAAATTGTCTTTAGACAAAAGGCTCAACAAACAATATACAACTATCAATACACAGCTAACAACAATACAAATACAACAGACAACCACACAATTTAAGATAAGCCCCTCCCCTATTTCCTATTTAAAATGTCAACAGCCATCGGGATAAAAGACTTCTTATATTTGGCCTTTTTCGCCAACGGTACTTTAAATCGTCTACCAGATGGAAGTAAATAAAATGAGCTGTGCAGAGGATGGGTAGGGTCTGTCACAATAGCAGATGCTTTCCTTTTTACTGCCACAATATAAAGATCAGACAgggttacttgtttctcaccaaTAATTTTACCAGCTGTGTTTATAATCCTTAAAAGTCTATTTCTGCATTTAACAGAAAGAGAgttgacttatactgtctttttacgcattgtaTCGCATCGCATTGCATCGCACCgcaaaaacataaaaccatgtctgcatttttgaatggagaaacgacaaacaacaagcgctactctacactgcacaGCATCTTCACAACATGGCGGTGGCAGCAACactacagtgagaataaaagttacgccttctttctttgcgtgaacatttgggcgttgttatgcaaatcttcccagaGTGACATAAacatgggggcgtgtttaaatgaggtgtTTTTAGGAGGGCATGTACaaatcttaacttttataaagaatatctctttggctttgagactttagtctttgcaactttagggatcttatctattcacaaacagcttgtaacgaaaagttgaaatcgcatcatatgacccctttaaatttacattaatgttcaaaagtttccaatgcttttttaaaagactcttattcttattctcagcgaggctgtatttatttgatcaaaactacagtaaaaactgtaatattgtgaaatattgcaaatgacttttttctatttgaatgtattttgaaatctaatttattcctgtgattttcgCTGAATATATTTAACTGAGGAATGAGTTGAATGTTTTTCTCTGGTTACTGAATTGTATTTTACctgcaatacttttttttaaccCTACAATCTAATGCACAACTTTGTATTTCTTATTTGCATTTGTTAAAGCCACATGAAATTGCTTTAATGCTATCAAACAACCTGTACCTTCTCTCACATGTGTGCTGGAGTGAATTAAGTCTTTTCTGTACCTTAGATTTAATGAAGGCTTGGATGGTGAGCAGTTCACTGGCCTTCTGCTCCACCAAGCCGAGGTACATCATCAGATTACTGTCTGTGATCCCAGAGGAAGATCCCAGCATGCCTTCCATCTGCCCTAAGCTGCAGTCAGTCTTTTTGAACATACTGTCTATCCCTAGAAATGACATCAACATAAGTAACTGCTACTTTTAAGTATAATCGTGTTATATATAGTAAGTAATATACTTATTCCAATATGATAATGTGGTCTTGATTCTTCCAGGGATCACAATCATCTGTTGATGCAGGTGTGATTCTGTTTGTACCTGTTTTGAACTGATCAAGGATCTTGCTGATGTGATCGGCCTGGTCTTCATACTGTTGAGTCTGTGCCTTACTCTCTTGCAGTTGTGCCTTCACCTGTTTTAAAGCCACCTGACTCTCCTGTTCCTGCTGGCGACTTTTTATGTTCAGCTGCTCCGTATCTTTTCTGATCTAGAAGAGCATCAAGACAAAAAATGGgtttaaaatcatattaaaatgtcaATATGAATAACATTAT encodes the following:
- the LOC132118998 gene encoding mediator of RNA polymerase II transcription subunit 26-like, with product MMAVSDVICCLESYPMTKEALVETRFGKLINDVRKKSTDEDLVKRLKNLIRHWRRMVGDNEVTVEELSNFAVKSTSAECIPGSTQTLTEHDNSNMSERVEMSQGSVPDKTIKNPNSFRKSKIPVRAIKPYSSSIKCLQQSTSWRTSLSNHHFQNDHKTISKDKHMSERNTIPVSHSDKKHFLPAKEPAQSTSSTSHQTNSFFQDPHVKMQQPSDLLNILQPATLNGNLDEVSSTVKETNIRAIEDKMRKKQCNSHTVTHNGGDSTNTAQLQAAKLANDSHTRPISSKTLTKDYQRSTGSEIQCSDQQINWREMSQSKMIQNSLLTSEKSGMFSVDESIKQEIKNSRECRKTHGFIPEFPVKVLPGVSREVTERDLARIHSQRWHGVNGCYDNQNNWYDWTQSITLDPYGDGSQFKILPYVGIDYRVFRGGL